In the Oryzias latipes chromosome 9, ASM223467v1 genome, one interval contains:
- the npdc1 gene encoding neural proliferation differentiation and control protein 1 isoform X1, protein MRAAVFAALLAVGTCLPAGSDLCPRSLDCARAGRHFCQPGSSRCGPCLRPLVEDSYGRCIVRRRHGHPSGKGTSYPELDEEIDFLSAIISEQGTESLVSAATVSQPQDVRPDANQTAEVPTSQGHLSSSWAPPTTTNHTSIPPRDPIILPYPSSDRVFVIISSVFIAAGGLVLLVAGACWLRLQKGLRLTQKVDYPAYGLMRAQNICSFPGDKKLAHNAQMYHYQHQKQQMLSMERHRDEPKVPDSGASTDEENEDGDFTVYECPGLAPTGEMEVKNPLFDDSTLYLQRLHQ, encoded by the exons CAGGGTCGGACCTGTGCCCCCGCAGTTTGGACTGTGCTCGCGCCGGGCGCCACTTCTGCCAGCCTGGGAGCTCCCGCTGTGGCCCCTGCCTGCGCCCCCTGGTGGAAGACTCCTACGGTCGCTGCATTGTCAGGAGGAGACATGGTCATCCATCTG GTAAAGGGACTTCTTACCCTGAGCTCGATGAGGAGATTGACTTCCTGTCTGCCATCATCAGCGAGCAGGGGACCGAATCTCTGGTTTCAG CAGCCACAGTCTCCCAGCCTCAGGACGTCAGACCAGATGCCAATCAAACTGCAGAGGTGCCCACCAGCCAAGGTCACCTGTCAAGCAGTTGGGCTCCACCCACCACCACAAACCACACCTCCATTCCTCCCAGAGATCCCATCATCCTCCCCTACCCTTCCAGTGACCGTGTGTTTGTCA TCATCAGCAGCGTCTTCATTGCGGCCGGGGGGCTGGTGTTACTCGTAGCGGGGGCCTGCTGGCTCAG ATTACAGAAAGGCCTGCGTCTCACTCAGAAGGTGGACTATCCCGCTTACGGACTGATGAGAGCCCAGAACATCTGCAGCTTT CCTGGGGATAAGAAGCTGGCCCACAACGCTCAGATGTACCACTACCAGCACCAGAAGCAGCAGATGCTCTCCATGGAGAG GCACAGGGACGAGCCCAAAGTTCCCGACTCAGGAGCCTCCACAGATGAGGAGAACGAGGACGGAGACTTCACCGTGTACGAGTGTCCAGGACTGGCGCCC ACGGGGGAGATGGAGGTGAAGAACCCCCTTTTTGACGACTCCACCCTTTACCTGCAGAGGCTCCACCAGTGA
- the npdc1 gene encoding neural proliferation differentiation and control protein 1 isoform X2 produces MRAAVFAALLAVGTCLPGSDLCPRSLDCARAGRHFCQPGSSRCGPCLRPLVEDSYGRCIVRRRHGHPSGKGTSYPELDEEIDFLSAIISEQGTESLVSAATVSQPQDVRPDANQTAEVPTSQGHLSSSWAPPTTTNHTSIPPRDPIILPYPSSDRVFVIISSVFIAAGGLVLLVAGACWLRLQKGLRLTQKVDYPAYGLMRAQNICSFPGDKKLAHNAQMYHYQHQKQQMLSMERHRDEPKVPDSGASTDEENEDGDFTVYECPGLAPTGEMEVKNPLFDDSTLYLQRLHQ; encoded by the exons GGTCGGACCTGTGCCCCCGCAGTTTGGACTGTGCTCGCGCCGGGCGCCACTTCTGCCAGCCTGGGAGCTCCCGCTGTGGCCCCTGCCTGCGCCCCCTGGTGGAAGACTCCTACGGTCGCTGCATTGTCAGGAGGAGACATGGTCATCCATCTG GTAAAGGGACTTCTTACCCTGAGCTCGATGAGGAGATTGACTTCCTGTCTGCCATCATCAGCGAGCAGGGGACCGAATCTCTGGTTTCAG CAGCCACAGTCTCCCAGCCTCAGGACGTCAGACCAGATGCCAATCAAACTGCAGAGGTGCCCACCAGCCAAGGTCACCTGTCAAGCAGTTGGGCTCCACCCACCACCACAAACCACACCTCCATTCCTCCCAGAGATCCCATCATCCTCCCCTACCCTTCCAGTGACCGTGTGTTTGTCA TCATCAGCAGCGTCTTCATTGCGGCCGGGGGGCTGGTGTTACTCGTAGCGGGGGCCTGCTGGCTCAG ATTACAGAAAGGCCTGCGTCTCACTCAGAAGGTGGACTATCCCGCTTACGGACTGATGAGAGCCCAGAACATCTGCAGCTTT CCTGGGGATAAGAAGCTGGCCCACAACGCTCAGATGTACCACTACCAGCACCAGAAGCAGCAGATGCTCTCCATGGAGAG GCACAGGGACGAGCCCAAAGTTCCCGACTCAGGAGCCTCCACAGATGAGGAGAACGAGGACGGAGACTTCACCGTGTACGAGTGTCCAGGACTGGCGCCC ACGGGGGAGATGGAGGTGAAGAACCCCCTTTTTGACGACTCCACCCTTTACCTGCAGAGGCTCCACCAGTGA